The following are from one region of the Paenibacillus sp. KS-LC4 genome:
- a CDS encoding DUF1540 domain-containing protein, with product MPKGVSCSVSNCTFWSEGNNCGADSIAIDIDQHAGADYGSEFAAEELGLQHQDQAAKSSATCCHTFNAR from the coding sequence ATGCCAAAGGGCGTATCATGCAGCGTATCGAATTGCACATTTTGGTCAGAAGGTAATAACTGTGGCGCCGATTCCATTGCGATTGATATTGATCAGCATGCAGGTGCCGATTATGGATCAGAATTTGCTGCTGAAGAGCTTGGCTTGCAGCATCAGGATCAGGCGGCGAAGTCGTCTGCAACATGCTGTCATACCTTTAATGCGCGTTAA
- a CDS encoding YpuI family protein, with amino-acid sequence MPATNVKPLSETTRIKLKEAVNQLEPFLNHYSLVQLNGEQSSDEAQNFYKGLLSDLRHLLVFSEVSVEKLGVLLRRPNFDNDFAERALYEVYHQCVNAFFYPKNECYSEDGRYAYTGQDAIRFLFKPVREARDIVLSLSKIYEELRDELAYYETDYMTQRRMQGQK; translated from the coding sequence ATGCCAGCGACTAATGTCAAACCACTTAGTGAGACAACCCGTATTAAACTAAAAGAAGCTGTGAATCAATTGGAGCCATTTTTGAATCACTATTCGCTCGTACAATTGAATGGGGAGCAAAGCAGTGATGAGGCGCAAAATTTTTACAAAGGCCTGCTATCCGATTTGAGACATTTGTTGGTGTTTTCTGAGGTCTCGGTTGAAAAGCTGGGAGTATTGCTCAGACGCCCCAATTTTGATAACGATTTTGCAGAACGTGCCTTGTACGAAGTGTATCATCAATGTGTAAATGCCTTCTTCTATCCTAAAAATGAATGTTATTCGGAAGATGGCCGCTATGCATACACAGGCCAAGACGCGATTCGCTTCTTGTTCAAGCCTGTTCGTGAAGCCCGCGATATCGTTTTGTCTTTATCCAAAATTTACGAAGAGCTGCGCGATGAGCTTGCCTACTACGAAACAGACTACATGACCCAGCGCCGGATGCAGGGGCAAAAATAA